A window of Pseudomonadota bacterium contains these coding sequences:
- the bamA gene encoding outer membrane protein assembly factor BamA — MLRLCVLATFLGYASAGWGFETFSVSDIRLEGLQRISAGTVFTYLPVKVGDPLTRQGSQDAVRALFKTGFFEDVRLERDGDVLVVFVRERPALAEINISGNDSMDTEDLLTGLRGIGFSVGRVFNQAILEQVEQELRRQYISQGKYSIRLDSEVVPLQRNRVKLNLKIAEGWVAKIRRINIVGNTTFDDEKLLDQFESGIPGSFSFFSSKDEYSRAKIAGDLEKLRSYYLDRGFLNFAVDSTQVSITPDKKDIYITVNVREGKKYNVGDVKVAGDLVIAEEIVRSLIKVKSGESFSRKLVTESAVAVTERLGDEGYAFANVNTIPEVNEEANEVKLTFFIDPGKRIFVRRISIAGNFKTHDEVIRRELRQYEGAALSGKSLKLSRERLNRLGFFQSVTVETPSVPGDDDKVDIVVKVVEKPSGNVLAAVGYSDTQGVIFSFSVNQENFLGTGSKVSLKFDNSDVSKTYSFSYNNPYYTQDGISRGFSVYRRETDAGSASVSDYTSDEIGASINYGIPVSEVDRLGVALEIKNTALDTTASTPTEIYDFINTYSDKFDTAKVTFSWHRDSRDRSFFATQGSSARATLELTGGDLEFYKLGYQHSWFYGLSNSMTLALKGVLGFGEGIGKTDALPFFENYYAGGIGSVRGFDGNSLGPKDSNGNPIGGNLKVVGGAEVIFVPPWLESSDSVRMGLFLDVGNVFDTVSGEYDASEFRASMGVVLNWFSPIGPLVFSFAEPIQEKAGDDIQQFQFTLGFAF, encoded by the coding sequence TTGCTGAGGCTTTGTGTATTGGCGACCTTCCTGGGTTACGCGAGTGCCGGGTGGGGTTTTGAAACATTTTCTGTTTCTGATATTCGTCTGGAGGGCCTGCAGCGAATTTCGGCGGGTACCGTGTTCACCTACCTGCCGGTGAAGGTGGGTGACCCATTAACCCGGCAAGGAAGTCAGGATGCGGTGCGTGCTCTGTTCAAGACCGGGTTTTTCGAAGATGTTCGGTTGGAACGAGATGGGGATGTGCTTGTTGTATTTGTAAGAGAACGGCCAGCGTTGGCAGAAATCAACATATCAGGCAACGACAGTATGGATACAGAGGATTTGCTGACGGGCTTGCGGGGAATAGGGTTTTCAGTGGGGCGGGTATTCAATCAGGCGATATTGGAGCAGGTCGAACAGGAACTGCGGCGACAATATATCAGCCAGGGAAAGTACAGCATTCGGCTGGATTCGGAAGTTGTTCCTTTGCAACGCAACCGCGTGAAGTTGAATCTTAAAATCGCCGAGGGATGGGTTGCGAAGATAAGGCGAATCAACATCGTTGGCAACACTACCTTTGATGACGAGAAACTCCTGGACCAGTTCGAATCGGGTATACCGGGGTCGTTTTCATTCTTTTCCAGCAAGGATGAATACTCGCGGGCAAAAATTGCGGGCGACCTTGAGAAACTTCGTTCCTACTACCTGGATAGAGGGTTTCTTAATTTCGCAGTGGATTCCACCCAGGTTTCAATAACGCCGGACAAAAAGGACATTTATATAACCGTCAATGTTCGTGAAGGTAAAAAATACAATGTCGGTGATGTCAAGGTGGCGGGCGATTTGGTTATAGCTGAAGAAATAGTTCGATCGCTTATAAAGGTAAAATCGGGTGAAAGTTTCTCACGAAAACTGGTTACAGAATCAGCAGTGGCCGTCACCGAAAGGCTGGGAGACGAGGGATACGCATTCGCCAACGTTAATACCATTCCCGAAGTGAATGAAGAAGCGAACGAAGTGAAGCTGACGTTCTTTATTGATCCGGGCAAAAGAATATTTGTCAGGCGCATATCGATTGCAGGAAACTTCAAGACACATGATGAAGTGATCAGACGCGAATTGAGGCAATACGAAGGCGCCGCCCTGTCGGGAAAATCGCTAAAGCTTTCCAGGGAGAGATTGAACAGACTTGGTTTCTTTCAGAGCGTAACTGTAGAAACACCCTCGGTACCGGGTGATGACGACAAAGTAGATATCGTCGTAAAAGTGGTGGAAAAGCCGTCAGGGAATGTTCTTGCCGCCGTCGGGTACTCCGACACGCAAGGAGTCATTTTTAGCTTCAGCGTCAATCAGGAAAATTTTCTGGGTACGGGCAGCAAGGTCAGTCTCAAATTCGATAATAGTGATGTCAGCAAAACCTATAGTTTTTCCTACAACAACCCCTATTATACCCAAGATGGCATCAGTCGCGGTTTTAGTGTCTATCGGCGCGAGACCGATGCGGGGAGCGCATCCGTTTCCGATTACACATCGGATGAAATTGGCGCAAGCATAAACTACGGCATACCCGTCAGCGAAGTCGATCGGTTAGGTGTCGCGCTTGAGATCAAAAACACCGCATTGGATACAACAGCATCAACTCCAACTGAGATCTACGATTTCATCAACACCTATAGCGATAAATTTGATACGGCTAAAGTGACCTTCTCTTGGCATAGAGACTCCAGAGATCGTTCTTTTTTTGCCACACAAGGTAGTTCCGCCCGCGCAACGCTTGAGTTGACAGGCGGCGATCTGGAGTTCTACAAACTGGGTTATCAACATAGCTGGTTTTACGGCCTGTCGAATAGCATGACACTGGCCCTGAAAGGGGTGTTAGGATTTGGCGAAGGAATTGGAAAAACCGACGCATTGCCCTTCTTTGAAAACTACTATGCCGGGGGTATAGGATCTGTAAGAGGATTTGATGGCAACTCCCTCGGCCCAAAGGACTCAAACGGTAATCCAATCGGGGGCAATTTGAAAGTTGTAGGTGGTGCAGAGGTGATATTCGTACCACCTTGGCTTGAAAGCAGTGATTCGGTCCGCATGGGTCTGTTTCTTGATGTTGGAAACGTGTTTGATACCGTTTCAGGCGAGTATGATGCCAGCGAATTTCGAGCATCAATGGGGGTGGTACTTAATTGGTTTTCCCCAATAGGTCCATTAGTATTCAGTTTTGCAGAGCCTATTCAGGAAAAGGCCGGAGATGATATCCAGCAATTTCAGTTCACACTAGGTTTCGCGTTTTAG
- the lpxD gene encoding UDP-3-O-(3-hydroxymyristoyl)glucosamine N-acyltransferase, with translation MGEITLGELAQYLGLQLEGDPGIVIRRAASLESAKSGDISFVGSAKHKKALADCGASALIVHQELGSEFIGNTLISNNPYADFARAVNLITPTEIKSGVHETAVIDPSASLAKSVYVGPNAVVEQGVVVGEKTSIGPNCVIGARSELGSECSLKANVSIAHDVCIGDRVLVHQGAVIGADGFGLAKDGIAWLKIPQIGRVVIGNDVEIGANTTIDRGALDDTYIADGVKLDNQIQIAHNVRIGAHTAIAACAGIAGSAKIGSNCTIGGAAVVLGHLEIADDVHITAMSLVTKSIEKPGVYSSGTPLQSNAEWHRNYVRFKQLDDMAKRLKALERKVEGYDQEGSS, from the coding sequence ATGGGTGAGATCACTCTGGGGGAGTTGGCACAATACCTTGGATTGCAACTCGAGGGTGATCCGGGGATTGTCATCAGGCGAGCGGCCTCCCTGGAGAGCGCCAAGTCTGGCGATATTTCGTTCGTCGGGAGCGCCAAGCACAAAAAGGCACTTGCCGACTGTGGGGCAAGTGCGCTGATAGTACATCAGGAACTGGGCAGCGAATTTATTGGTAACACACTCATCTCGAACAACCCGTACGCTGATTTTGCACGTGCAGTTAATCTCATTACACCGACGGAGATCAAAAGTGGTGTTCACGAAACTGCGGTAATCGACCCATCGGCGAGCTTGGCGAAAAGCGTTTATGTTGGACCTAATGCAGTAGTGGAACAGGGGGTAGTGGTCGGGGAGAAAACATCCATAGGACCAAACTGTGTAATAGGCGCCAGAAGTGAATTGGGATCCGAATGTAGTTTGAAAGCCAATGTAAGCATTGCACACGATGTTTGTATCGGCGATCGGGTGCTGGTTCACCAGGGAGCAGTGATTGGTGCGGACGGGTTCGGACTGGCCAAGGACGGGATTGCGTGGCTGAAAATTCCGCAGATAGGCCGCGTAGTAATCGGCAATGATGTTGAGATAGGCGCCAATACAACGATCGATCGAGGAGCGCTGGACGACACCTACATAGCCGATGGCGTCAAACTCGATAATCAAATACAGATTGCGCACAATGTGCGCATCGGGGCACATACGGCAATAGCCGCCTGCGCAGGCATCGCGGGAAGTGCAAAGATAGGCAGTAATTGCACTATTGGAGGCGCAGCGGTGGTGCTGGGGCATCTCGAAATTGCAGATGATGTACATATAACGGCAATGTCGCTTGTAACAAAGTCAATAGAAAAACCCGGTGTTTACTCATCAGGAACACCCCTGCAATCAAATGCCGAATGGCACAGAAATTACGTCCGCTTTAAGCAACTCGACGATATGGCGAAACGCCTGAAGGCACTCGAACGAAAAGTCGAGGGTTACGATCAGGAGGGTTCGAGTTGA
- a CDS encoding ribosome recycling factor, translating into MIEDIKKDADTRMHKSIDSLRQELSKLRTGRAHTSLLDHITVSYYGTDMPLNQVANVGVEDSRTLVINPWEKSMVQPIEKAIMTSDLGLNPTTAGTVIRVPLPPLTEERRKDMVRIVRQEAEGAKVAIRNIRRDANHHIKELLKEKEISEDEDRRAEEGIQKLTDKYVAKVDELLAVKEEELMAI; encoded by the coding sequence ATGATTGAGGATATCAAGAAAGATGCAGATACTCGCATGCACAAGAGTATCGACTCATTGCGGCAGGAGCTGTCCAAACTACGCACCGGCCGAGCGCACACCAGTTTGCTCGATCACATCACTGTTTCTTACTACGGTACCGACATGCCACTCAATCAGGTGGCTAACGTCGGTGTGGAAGACTCGCGGACGCTCGTGATAAATCCGTGGGAAAAGAGCATGGTACAGCCGATCGAGAAGGCCATCATGACTTCTGATCTGGGTTTGAATCCAACCACGGCAGGCACGGTGATTCGCGTCCCGCTTCCGCCGCTCACCGAAGAACGTCGTAAGGACATGGTGCGTATAGTGCGCCAAGAAGCAGAAGGTGCGAAAGTGGCAATACGCAATATTCGACGTGATGCGAATCATCATATAAAGGAGCTTCTAAAAGAGAAGGAAATCTCTGAAGACGAGGATCGGCGTGCTGAGGAAGGTATCCAAAAACTTACCGATAAGTATGTTGCAAAGGTAGATGAGCTTCTTGCTGTAAAAGAAGAGGAATTGATGGCGATCTAG
- a CDS encoding sigma E protease regulator RseP, with protein MSSFMISAVSFLVAIGVLITVHEFGHYWVARKLGVKVLRFSIGFGKPLWRRVSGPDQTEYVIAAIPLGGYVKMLDEHEENVPPEESHRAFNRQQLWKRTAIVAAGPVFNFLFAILAYWMVFIGGVEGARPVVGEVAENSIAALSGLQQGDELTKVGDKQTQTWDIATLTLLDEAMKGGRTAVQVRREGALRIVQLDLTRGSALLEGTFILETLGITPWRPVLPAVLDRVVSGGAADASGLKGGDLILSVDDHAISNWAEWVAYVQRHPGQRIVVGVERDGARIELNLTPEPSSNEAKGTIGRIGAYVRLPEGLGESMRTEVRYGPLDALAESLRKSWSMSTLMIKMLGKMIVGEASVENLSGPISIAQYAGQSASIGLVPFIMFLAVISLSLGIINLLPVPLLDGGHLLYYLIEAIKGGPLSETAQALGQRLGVAFLVVLMGLAFYNDLSRVFG; from the coding sequence ATGTCCTCATTTATGATTTCAGCAGTTTCGTTTCTCGTCGCGATCGGGGTACTGATCACTGTGCACGAGTTCGGGCACTATTGGGTGGCGCGCAAACTCGGTGTCAAAGTACTGCGTTTTTCAATTGGATTTGGAAAACCGTTGTGGCGAAGAGTGAGTGGACCCGACCAAACGGAGTATGTCATCGCAGCCATTCCTTTGGGTGGCTATGTGAAAATGCTCGATGAACACGAAGAAAATGTCCCTCCTGAGGAGAGCCATCGCGCTTTCAATCGACAGCAACTCTGGAAACGCACGGCGATAGTTGCCGCAGGGCCGGTGTTTAATTTCCTGTTCGCAATTTTGGCATACTGGATGGTCTTTATAGGTGGGGTGGAAGGTGCGCGCCCAGTGGTGGGCGAGGTTGCCGAGAATTCTATAGCCGCTCTGAGCGGATTGCAGCAGGGAGATGAACTGACAAAGGTGGGGGATAAGCAGACTCAGACTTGGGATATCGCCACTCTGACGCTTTTGGATGAAGCGATGAAAGGCGGTAGAACAGCGGTTCAGGTGCGCAGGGAAGGCGCGCTGCGTATCGTGCAACTCGACCTGACGCGTGGTAGCGCTCTTCTCGAAGGGACCTTCATCCTGGAAACGCTCGGCATCACGCCATGGAGGCCGGTACTTCCGGCGGTGCTAGACAGAGTCGTGAGCGGTGGTGCAGCGGACGCCTCCGGCCTGAAGGGGGGTGACCTGATTCTATCGGTGGATGATCATGCTATATCCAACTGGGCGGAGTGGGTGGCATATGTTCAGCGCCATCCGGGACAGCGTATTGTTGTGGGCGTCGAACGAGACGGGGCCAGAATCGAGCTCAATCTGACACCTGAACCGTCATCCAATGAAGCGAAGGGAACGATTGGTAGAATAGGGGCCTATGTCCGGTTGCCGGAGGGCCTGGGAGAGTCCATGCGCACCGAGGTGCGCTACGGCCCCTTGGACGCATTGGCGGAATCGCTACGTAAGAGTTGGAGCATGTCAACGTTGATGATCAAGATGTTGGGGAAAATGATCGTTGGTGAGGCATCCGTCGAAAATTTAAGCGGTCCGATCAGCATCGCGCAGTATGCAGGGCAATCCGCGAGTATTGGGCTGGTTCCCTTCATAATGTTCTTGGCGGTTATAAGTCTGAGCCTTGGTATAATTAACCTCTTACCGGTACCCCTCCTTGATGGGGGGCATCTCCTGTACTATCTGATTGAAGCCATAAAAGGGGGGCCACTGTCCGAAACTGCTCAGGCATTGGGACAGAGACTCGGCGTCGCATTTCTGGTCGTGTTGATGGGTTTGGCGTTCTATAACGATCTCTCGCGAGTGTTCGGCTAG
- a CDS encoding UMP kinase gives MASEDYRYRRVLLKLSGEALLGSGSFGIDPSILNRLAEEITEAVKAGVQIGLVIGGGNLFRGAGLAQAGLDRVTGDHMGMLATVMNALAMQAALVQVNVDARVMSALRMDQVCEDFSRRRAVRHLEKGRVVIFAAGTGNPFFTTDSAASLRAIEIGAELMLKATKVDGVYSKDPVKHPDAEHYRTLCYDEVLSRKLMVMDAAAVVLCRDHQLPLRVFNMNQPGALKRILQGEPLGTLVHGETADD, from the coding sequence ATGGCCAGCGAGGACTATCGATATCGGCGTGTACTGCTGAAGCTGAGCGGTGAAGCACTCTTGGGGTCGGGTAGTTTCGGCATCGATCCGTCGATACTCAATCGATTAGCCGAGGAGATTACGGAAGCCGTCAAGGCGGGCGTTCAAATAGGCCTGGTGATAGGCGGCGGTAATCTTTTTCGGGGAGCTGGTCTGGCGCAGGCGGGGCTTGATCGCGTGACAGGCGATCATATGGGAATGCTCGCTACGGTAATGAACGCCTTGGCCATGCAGGCAGCTTTGGTTCAGGTGAACGTCGACGCTCGGGTGATGTCTGCACTGCGAATGGATCAGGTGTGTGAGGATTTTTCGCGCCGCCGCGCCGTTCGGCATTTGGAGAAGGGAAGGGTGGTGATTTTTGCCGCGGGTACTGGTAATCCCTTTTTTACAACGGATTCCGCTGCCAGTTTGCGCGCTATCGAAATTGGTGCCGAGTTGATGCTCAAAGCTACGAAAGTTGACGGTGTCTACTCAAAAGACCCTGTCAAGCATCCGGATGCCGAACACTACCGAACCCTTTGTTACGACGAGGTTTTATCGAGGAAGCTCATGGTCATGGATGCAGCCGCGGTGGTACTATGCCGCGATCATCAACTGCCATTGCGGGTATTCAATATGAACCAGCCTGGAGCATTAAAACGTATTCTGCAAGGCGAGCCGCTTGGCACTCTGGTACATGGGGAGACCGCAGATGATTGA
- a CDS encoding elongation factor Ts → MQITAALVKELRERTGAGMMECKKALVECQGDIEAAVELMRKSGAAKADKKAGRVAADGAIVVAADTGVAAIVEVNSETDFVAKDSGFKSFADAVAAIILASRPADVEALKDATLADGSTVEAARQALVAKIGENINVRRFVVVEAAGATVAHYLHGGRIGVVVTMKGGSEDLARDVAMHIAASRPVCIAEEQVPADLLAKEREIFAAQAEQSGKPAEIIDKMVDGRIKKYLKEVTLLGQPFVKNPDETVAQLLQKAGAEVLQFVRLEVGEGIEKKQDNFAEEVMAQVKGSN, encoded by the coding sequence ATGCAGATTACCGCAGCGCTAGTTAAAGAGCTTCGCGAGCGCACAGGCGCTGGCATGATGGAGTGCAAGAAAGCCCTGGTCGAGTGCCAAGGCGACATCGAGGCCGCCGTTGAACTGATGCGTAAAAGCGGTGCTGCCAAAGCTGACAAGAAAGCAGGTCGTGTGGCGGCTGATGGCGCGATTGTGGTCGCCGCCGATACCGGTGTGGCAGCGATCGTCGAGGTCAACAGCGAAACGGATTTTGTCGCTAAAGATTCCGGTTTCAAATCCTTCGCAGACGCCGTGGCCGCGATCATACTTGCCTCACGCCCTGCGGATGTTGAAGCGCTGAAGGATGCGACATTAGCGGACGGTTCCACCGTCGAGGCAGCGCGCCAGGCGCTTGTGGCCAAGATCGGCGAAAACATCAATGTACGCCGTTTTGTCGTTGTCGAGGCTGCCGGCGCTACGGTCGCTCACTATCTGCATGGCGGCCGCATTGGCGTCGTTGTCACCATGAAGGGCGGCAGCGAAGATTTGGCGCGCGATGTGGCCATGCATATCGCCGCGAGTCGGCCCGTGTGCATCGCAGAGGAACAGGTGCCTGCAGACCTATTGGCGAAGGAGCGTGAAATTTTTGCTGCCCAGGCTGAACAAAGCGGTAAGCCGGCGGAAATCATTGACAAGATGGTCGATGGCCGGATCAAGAAGTATCTCAAAGAGGTCACGCTGTTGGGTCAACCGTTCGTGAAAAATCCCGATGAAACAGTCGCACAGCTGTTGCAAAAAGCAGGCGCGGAAGTGCTGCAATTCGTGCGGCTCGAGGTCGGTGAGGGTATCGAAAAGAAACAGGACAATTTTGCTGAAGAGGTAATGGCGCAGGTTAAGGGCAGCAACTGA
- a CDS encoding OmpH family outer membrane protein: MRFTSKVAAVKTVAFLCALISPMAIGAQDLKVGFVNAAQLLEKAPQADAARANLEKEFAPRDRRLVAEQKELRQLEEKLSKDGAIMSDAERKKIERDILSGKRDLKRSRDEFREDLNIRRNEELAKLQKLVVESIRALANEGGYDLVLTDGVLYASDNVDITSLVLEKLKKEATK, encoded by the coding sequence ATGAGGTTCACGTCGAAAGTAGCAGCGGTAAAAACGGTCGCCTTTTTATGCGCTTTGATTTCTCCAATGGCGATTGGTGCACAGGATTTAAAGGTAGGATTCGTAAACGCGGCACAATTGCTGGAAAAGGCTCCACAGGCAGATGCGGCACGAGCAAACCTGGAAAAGGAATTTGCGCCGCGAGACAGGAGATTGGTAGCAGAACAGAAGGAATTGCGTCAATTGGAAGAAAAGCTCAGCAAAGACGGCGCCATAATGAGCGATGCAGAACGAAAGAAAATTGAGAGAGATATACTTTCCGGGAAGCGGGATTTGAAACGCTCGCGGGATGAGTTCAGGGAAGATTTGAACATACGACGCAACGAGGAATTGGCCAAACTGCAGAAGTTGGTAGTCGAGTCCATCCGGGCACTGGCAAACGAGGGGGGCTATGATCTGGTGCTGACCGATGGAGTTCTGTACGCCAGCGATAACGTTGATATCACTTCACTCGTTTTAGAAAAGTTGAAGAAAGAAGCAACCAAATAG
- the fabZ gene encoding 3-hydroxyacyl-[acyl-carrier-protein] dehydratase FabZ, producing MEVSLSVLDIHQIREFLPHRYPFLLIDRVIESEPGKRLVALKNVTVNEPFFQGHFPIKPVMPGVLIMEAMAQATGMLAFLTAPEEVSGNKLYYFAGMDNVRFKRTVEPGDQLFLEVELNKCKRGIWMFSGVAKVDGKTAASGDLMGAIKDLE from the coding sequence ATGGAGGTTTCTTTGAGCGTTTTAGATATTCACCAGATTCGCGAATTCTTGCCTCATCGCTATCCCTTTTTGTTGATAGATAGGGTGATCGAATCGGAACCTGGAAAACGACTGGTCGCGTTAAAGAACGTGACAGTCAATGAGCCATTCTTTCAGGGGCATTTTCCGATCAAACCCGTAATGCCAGGCGTTCTGATAATGGAAGCAATGGCACAAGCAACCGGGATGCTCGCGTTTTTGACGGCGCCCGAGGAAGTATCAGGTAACAAACTCTACTACTTTGCCGGCATGGACAACGTCCGGTTCAAGCGCACGGTCGAGCCGGGGGATCAGCTCTTTCTTGAGGTGGAGCTCAATAAGTGTAAACGCGGGATATGGATGTTCTCGGGGGTCGCAAAGGTGGATGGTAAGACTGCAGCCTCCGGGGATCTGATGGGCGCTATAAAGGATCTAGAGTAG
- a CDS encoding phosphatidate cytidylyltransferase, with product MLKQRIITALILIPITIWAIFGLPNIYLAWVLGVLVMMGAWEWTRMIPLRKTAMRLIYLALIGTALVATGMYIFRTGAPAWILIVALVWWLIALIWVITYRLPTEVIDRFRAIKFVAGFLTLVPAWSALVAIHADSARGPWMLLFVMVLMWVADSGAYFAGRKWGRHKLAPRVSPGKTWEGVAGALVASTLYSSAGGWLFGFHDYRLGAFVLLCTVAVAFSILGDLWESLLKRDQGLKDSGTLLPGHGGVLDRIDSLTSGAPLFLLGLLLLEGWQ from the coding sequence GTGCTTAAGCAGCGCATTATCACCGCGCTGATTCTCATCCCGATCACTATCTGGGCCATCTTTGGCCTGCCAAACATCTACCTGGCATGGGTGCTGGGAGTATTGGTGATGATGGGTGCCTGGGAGTGGACCAGGATGATCCCGTTGCGCAAAACCGCAATGCGATTGATTTATCTGGCCTTGATTGGTACCGCCCTTGTCGCAACCGGGATGTACATCTTTCGGACGGGCGCCCCGGCATGGATTCTCATTGTCGCACTGGTGTGGTGGCTCATCGCGCTGATCTGGGTGATTACCTACCGTTTACCGACCGAGGTAATCGATCGTTTTCGCGCCATTAAGTTTGTCGCTGGTTTTCTGACTTTGGTACCTGCATGGTCAGCATTGGTTGCAATTCATGCGGACTCGGCGCGAGGACCTTGGATGCTGCTGTTTGTGATGGTTTTGATGTGGGTAGCGGATAGTGGTGCCTACTTTGCGGGACGTAAATGGGGGCGGCACAAACTCGCGCCACGCGTCAGTCCAGGAAAAACCTGGGAGGGCGTTGCAGGCGCACTGGTGGCGTCCACCTTGTATAGTTCTGCAGGTGGTTGGCTGTTTGGTTTTCATGATTATCGGTTGGGAGCGTTTGTTTTGCTTTGTACCGTCGCCGTCGCCTTTTCCATCCTTGGTGATTTGTGGGAAAGCCTGCTCAAACGAGACCAGGGATTGAAAGACAGCGGTACGTTGTTACCTGGCCATGGGGGCGTGCTTGATCGTATAGATAGTCTTACTTCCGGGGCACCGCTCTTTCTATTGGGATTACTCCTGTTGGAAGGGTGGCAATGA
- a CDS encoding 1-deoxy-D-xylulose-5-phosphate reductoisomerase — protein sequence MIGVTVLGATGSIGRSTLDVMARHSDRFSVFALTANTSWHKLLELCRIHKPRYAVIADSRYGKEFEEGLKVAALPTQALCGADALMEVASAPAADYVMAAIVGSVGLPPTLAAARAGKRVMLANKESLVMAGSLFMEAVEQGGSVLLPIDSEHNALFQCLPATYKAGDRPAGVTKLVLTASGGPFQQTSLETLDKVTPAQAIAHPNWEMGRKISVDSATMMNKGLEVIEASWLFSMAWQQIEVVIHPQSVIHSMVHYEDGSVLAQLGNPDMRTPIAHALGWPERIASGVSTLDLLQIGKFTFEKPDPRRFPCLVYAYEALAAGGPYPALLNAANEIAVEAFLQGQLPFTDIPKVVASVLAAKVDADIRSLDGILETDRRGRELARRCLVQLLG from the coding sequence ATGATCGGGGTAACGGTGCTGGGCGCAACGGGATCCATCGGGCGGAGCACGCTCGATGTCATGGCGCGCCATTCAGATCGTTTTTCAGTGTTCGCGCTGACGGCAAATACGTCGTGGCATAAGCTGCTTGAGTTATGCCGGATTCACAAACCAAGATACGCTGTGATCGCGGATAGCCGTTACGGGAAAGAGTTTGAAGAGGGGTTGAAGGTGGCCGCGCTACCCACCCAGGCGTTGTGTGGCGCTGATGCCCTGATGGAAGTCGCCAGTGCTCCCGCTGCGGATTACGTGATGGCGGCTATCGTCGGCTCGGTTGGGTTGCCACCCACCTTGGCCGCCGCACGCGCTGGAAAGAGGGTGATGTTGGCCAACAAAGAATCTCTGGTCATGGCCGGATCGCTGTTCATGGAAGCGGTAGAACAGGGGGGGAGTGTATTACTGCCGATCGACAGTGAGCACAATGCGTTGTTTCAGTGTTTACCGGCTACTTACAAAGCCGGCGATCGGCCGGCTGGTGTGACAAAGTTAGTACTGACCGCTTCTGGCGGACCGTTTCAACAAACCTCGTTAGAGACACTGGACAAGGTCACCCCAGCTCAGGCCATTGCGCACCCTAACTGGGAAATGGGGCGGAAAATCTCTGTCGATTCGGCAACCATGATGAACAAAGGATTGGAGGTCATCGAGGCGAGCTGGTTGTTTTCAATGGCCTGGCAACAGATCGAGGTGGTTATTCACCCGCAGAGTGTCATTCACTCAATGGTGCACTATGAAGACGGCTCCGTTCTGGCTCAGCTTGGCAATCCCGATATGCGCACTCCTATCGCACATGCGCTGGGTTGGCCGGAGCGGATTGCGTCAGGAGTGAGCACGCTCGATTTACTGCAAATTGGAAAATTCACATTTGAAAAACCGGATCCACGCCGATTTCCATGTCTGGTGTATGCCTACGAAGCATTAGCCGCCGGTGGCCCCTACCCTGCGTTACTCAACGCGGCCAATGAAATCGCCGTGGAGGCTTTTTTACAGGGGCAGTTGCCGTTTACCGATATTCCCAAGGTTGTTGCAAGTGTGCTGGCAGCGAAAGTAGATGCTGATATTCGCTCATTGGACGGTATCTTAGAAACGGATCGACGCGGCAGGGAACTCGCTCGTCGGTGTCTTGTCCAGTTGTTGGGATAG
- a CDS encoding isoprenyl transferase: MSQKEDSKLPRHVAIVMDGNGRWAKQRGLPRHAGHRAGVKSVRSTVEACARLGIGFLTLFAFSSENWRRPQTEVGMLMQLFLTSLRTEVKQLHKNSIRLQFIGDRSAFSEQLQQKINEAERLTALNTGLTLIIAANYGGRWDITQGAKRIAKQVTEGELTIDDITPERLHGELSLGNAPDPDLFIRTGGEQRVSNFLLWHMAYSEFYFSDVLWPDFDRATFDTALECYASRQRRFGQTGEQVETCRGA, translated from the coding sequence ATGTCTCAAAAGGAAGACTCCAAGCTGCCCCGCCATGTCGCCATTGTCATGGACGGAAACGGTCGTTGGGCAAAGCAGCGCGGGCTTCCACGTCACGCTGGACACCGCGCGGGTGTCAAATCGGTCCGTTCCACCGTTGAAGCTTGTGCACGACTAGGAATTGGTTTCCTGACACTGTTCGCTTTTAGCAGTGAGAACTGGCGGCGTCCGCAGACCGAGGTAGGAATGTTGATGCAGCTGTTTCTCACTTCGCTTCGCACCGAAGTCAAGCAATTGCACAAGAACAGTATCCGATTACAGTTCATCGGCGATCGATCCGCTTTTAGTGAGCAACTGCAGCAAAAGATCAACGAGGCGGAGCGTCTGACAGCTTTGAACACCGGACTCACGCTGATCATAGCCGCCAACTACGGTGGACGCTGGGACATCACTCAAGGCGCGAAACGTATCGCAAAACAGGTGACGGAAGGTGAGTTGACCATCGACGATATCACCCCTGAGAGATTACATGGTGAGTTATCGTTGGGTAATGCGCCTGATCCGGATCTCTTCATCCGGACGGGTGGCGAGCAACGGGTAAGCAATTTTTTGCTTTGGCACATGGCCTACAGCGAGTTTTATTTCAGCGATGTTTTATGGCCCGATTTTGATCGAGCCACCTTCGATACCGCACTGGAATGTTACGCGAGCCGGCAAAGGCGATTTGGGCAGACTGGCGAACAAGTGGAGACGTGCCGCGGTGCTTAA